From a single Bacillus gobiensis genomic region:
- the menB gene encoding 1,4-dihydroxy-2-naphthoyl-CoA synthase: protein MGVEWIKERDYEDVIYEKYNGIAKITINRPEVHNAFRPKTVTELIDAFAYARDDSEIGVIVLAGAGDKAFCSGGDQKVRGHGGYVGDDQIPRLNVLDLQRLIRVIPKPVVAMVSGYAIGGGHVLHIVCDLTIAADNAIFGQTGPKVGSFDAGYGSGYLARIVGHKKAREIWYLCRQYNAEEAKEMGLVNTVVPLEKLEEETISWCEEMLEKSPTALRFLKAAFNADTDGLAGLQQFAGDATLLYYTTDEAKEGRDSFKEKRKPDFGQFPRFP from the coding sequence ATGGGAGTGGAATGGATAAAGGAAAGAGACTATGAAGACGTTATATATGAAAAATATAATGGAATCGCGAAAATAACGATTAATCGGCCGGAAGTACATAATGCTTTTCGTCCAAAAACGGTGACTGAATTAATTGATGCGTTTGCTTATGCAAGAGACGACTCGGAAATTGGTGTTATTGTTCTTGCAGGAGCAGGAGACAAGGCATTTTGCTCAGGAGGAGACCAAAAGGTTCGCGGCCACGGAGGGTACGTCGGAGATGATCAGATTCCCCGCTTGAACGTATTAGATCTGCAGCGCTTGATCCGAGTGATTCCAAAACCGGTAGTGGCAATGGTTTCAGGTTATGCCATTGGAGGCGGCCATGTTCTTCATATCGTATGTGACTTAACGATTGCTGCGGATAATGCCATCTTTGGACAAACCGGACCGAAAGTCGGCAGCTTTGATGCGGGATACGGTTCAGGCTATTTAGCACGTATTGTAGGCCACAAAAAAGCGCGGGAAATATGGTACCTTTGCCGCCAGTACAATGCGGAAGAAGCAAAGGAAATGGGTCTGGTAAACACAGTCGTTCCGCTTGAAAAATTGGAAGAGGAAACGATCAGTTGGTGCGAGGAAATGCTTGAAAAGAGCCCGACAGCCCTTCGTTTTCTTAAGGCTGCTTTTAATGCAGATACCGACGGCTTAGCCGGTTTGCAGCAGTTTGCCGGAGATGCTACTCTTCTATACTACACAACGGATGAAGCCAAGGAAGGCCGTGATTCTTTCAA
- the menH gene encoding 2-succinyl-6-hydroxy-2,4-cyclohexadiene-1-carboxylate synthase: MAVLRITLADGVTYELYDNNKKSAETILFFHGFTGSAKSWEPMEPLLSDKRIIRISLLGHGGTDSPVDSKRYSAHRQAQDLLELIKSLQLHKVCLIGYSMGGRLALYFSMLYPGRVSRLILESSSPGLMSLHERKARIAQDRKLADLLVNEGLSKFIDYWGNIPLFDSQKRLPKRVRNQQQTERLNNNPIGLANSLSGFGTGAQPSLWGKLHEVKIPVLLITGQLDEKFCRINKKLDKKLENSCLQIFEHAGHTVHLECPEAFGKLVNEFVS; encoded by the coding sequence GTGGCCGTTTTGAGAATCACTTTAGCAGATGGTGTCACTTATGAATTATACGACAATAATAAAAAGTCAGCTGAAACGATTCTTTTTTTTCATGGATTTACTGGCAGTGCAAAAAGCTGGGAGCCGATGGAGCCGTTGCTGAGCGATAAACGAATCATTAGGATTAGCTTGCTTGGACACGGAGGGACTGACAGCCCGGTTGATAGCAAAAGGTATTCAGCCCATCGCCAGGCACAAGATCTGTTAGAGTTGATCAAATCATTGCAGCTTCACAAAGTTTGTCTGATCGGTTATTCTATGGGGGGCAGGCTCGCACTGTATTTCTCCATGCTTTATCCTGGCCGTGTGTCCAGACTTATTCTGGAAAGCAGTTCTCCAGGACTCATGTCGCTTCACGAACGAAAGGCAAGAATTGCACAAGACCGGAAGCTTGCTGATTTATTAGTCAATGAAGGGCTTTCGAAGTTCATTGATTATTGGGGAAATATCCCTCTGTTTGATTCGCAAAAGCGGTTACCTAAAAGAGTAAGAAATCAACAGCAAACAGAGCGGCTGAATAATAATCCGATCGGTCTTGCAAATAGCTTGTCGGGCTTTGGCACGGGAGCACAGCCTTCCTTATGGGGAAAGCTGCATGAGGTGAAAATTCCTGTCCTGCTCATTACTGGGCAGCTGGATGAAAAGTTTTGCCGCATAAATAAGAAACTCGATAAAAAGCTTGAGAATAGCTGCTTGCAGATATTTGAACATGCAGGCCATACGGTTCATTTGGAATGCCCTGAGGCGTTCGGAAAACTGGTTAATGAGTTTGTCTCATAA
- the menD gene encoding 2-succinyl-5-enolpyruvyl-6-hydroxy-3-cyclohexene-1-carboxylic-acid synthase — protein sequence MTNPITNYIGCFMNELAVSGVSEAVICPGSRSTPLAIMASAHPEIHTHVLIDERSAAFFALGLAKASGKPVMLICTSGTAGANFYPAIIEANYSRVPLVIVTADRPHELRDAGAPQAIDQQFLYGNFVKWFTDLALPEEREEMLPYVRRIALRAGSEAARHPRGPVHVNVPLREPLMPDLESLPFEKEKTANKQLHIRNRIVETKIEFFETLIPELEKRKEGLIVCGELADDETREFVLKLSRHLKYPILADPLSNLRNSGHDASTIIDAYDSFLKDETIQEFIFPEIVIRFGPMPVSKPLFQLLQKHPEISQIVVDPGGGWRDPTLNSTWMLNSSEEVFIQTVLEHAEPNDDSTWVKKWKFVNDRFRFHLKRMDLEDDWFEGKVYQVLQPLIPDNSSVFLGNSMPIRDADTFFGTENRSYRLFANRGANGIDGVVSTAIGVREATKRPVTLVIGDLSFYHDLNGLLACKTLNIPLTIILINNDGGGIFSFLPQSTEKIYFESLFGTPTGLEFEHAAKLYGGYYVVPDSWEQFIKVYKSSVNSPGLHVIEVKTNRENRVEIHRNLLQKVSREIRKEWPF from the coding sequence ATGACGAACCCAATTACGAATTATATTGGCTGCTTTATGAATGAGCTTGCTGTCAGCGGAGTTAGCGAAGCGGTCATTTGTCCCGGATCCAGATCAACGCCGCTTGCTATCATGGCCAGCGCCCACCCGGAAATACATACGCATGTGCTTATTGATGAACGCTCGGCGGCATTTTTTGCGCTCGGCTTGGCTAAAGCGAGCGGGAAGCCGGTCATGCTCATATGTACCTCCGGAACAGCAGGGGCAAATTTTTATCCCGCAATTATCGAAGCCAATTACTCAAGAGTGCCGCTTGTCATCGTGACAGCTGATCGTCCGCATGAGTTGAGGGATGCAGGTGCACCTCAGGCCATAGATCAGCAATTTTTGTACGGCAACTTTGTTAAATGGTTCACAGACTTGGCTCTGCCTGAAGAGCGTGAAGAAATGTTACCCTATGTTCGGCGAATTGCGTTAAGAGCCGGAAGTGAGGCTGCAAGGCACCCAAGAGGGCCTGTGCATGTCAATGTTCCATTGAGAGAACCACTAATGCCAGACTTGGAGTCACTTCCTTTCGAAAAAGAAAAAACTGCAAACAAACAGCTGCATATAAGAAACCGTATAGTTGAGACGAAGATCGAATTCTTTGAGACTCTTATTCCAGAGCTTGAGAAACGTAAAGAAGGCTTGATTGTTTGCGGAGAGCTGGCTGATGATGAAACGAGAGAATTTGTTTTAAAGCTTTCCCGGCATTTAAAATACCCAATTCTGGCGGATCCTTTATCCAATTTACGAAATAGCGGTCATGATGCAAGCACAATTATTGACGCATATGATTCATTTTTAAAAGATGAAACAATTCAGGAGTTTATTTTTCCGGAAATTGTCATACGGTTTGGGCCAATGCCAGTATCAAAGCCGCTGTTTCAGCTGTTGCAAAAGCATCCGGAAATTAGCCAAATCGTTGTTGATCCGGGAGGAGGATGGAGGGATCCGACCTTAAATAGCACATGGATGCTAAACAGCAGTGAAGAGGTGTTTATCCAAACAGTTCTTGAACATGCTGAACCAAATGATGATTCAACATGGGTGAAAAAATGGAAGTTTGTAAATGACAGATTTCGTTTTCATTTGAAACGCATGGACCTGGAGGATGATTGGTTTGAGGGCAAGGTTTATCAAGTCCTTCAACCGCTGATTCCTGATAATAGTTCAGTCTTTTTAGGAAACAGCATGCCGATCCGAGATGCAGATACATTTTTTGGAACGGAAAACCGTTCTTATCGGCTGTTTGCAAACCGAGGGGCTAATGGGATTGATGGAGTTGTTTCCACCGCTATTGGGGTCAGAGAGGCGACGAAGAGACCAGTGACTTTAGTGATCGGCGATTTGTCCTTTTACCATGATTTAAATGGTTTGCTCGCTTGCAAAACTCTTAATATTCCATTGACCATTATATTAATTAATAATGATGGCGGAGGTATTTTTTCATTTCTGCCGCAGTCTACTGAAAAAATATATTTTGAATCATTATTCGGCACACCGACAGGGCTCGAATTTGAACATGCGGCAAAACTTTATGGAGGATATTATGTGGTGCCTGATTCATGGGAGCAATTCATTAAAGTCTACAAATCAAGCGTAAATTCCCCTGGCCTGCATGTAATCGAAGTGAAAACAAACCGGGAGAATCGTGTGGAAATCCATCGAAATTTGCTGCAAAAAGTTTCCCGGGAAATAAGAAAAGAGTGGCCGTTTTGA